In Vigna radiata var. radiata cultivar VC1973A chromosome 3, Vradiata_ver6, whole genome shotgun sequence, the following proteins share a genomic window:
- the LOC106757434 gene encoding 60S ribosomal protein L37-3, which translates to MGKGTGSFGKRRNKTHTLCVRCGRRSFHLQKSRCAACAFPAARTRKYNWSVKAIRRKTTGTGRMRYLRHVPRRFKSGFREGTEATPRKRGAASTT; encoded by the exons ATG GGAAAGGGAACAGGGAGTTTCGGCAAGAGGAGGAACAAAACCCACACGCTCTGTGTGAGGTGTGGCCGTCGTAGCTTCCACCTTCAAAAGAGTCGGTGTGCTGCGTGCGCCTTCCCCGCGGCGCGCACCAGAAAGt ATAACTGGAGCGTTAAGGCCATTAGGAGAAAGACTACCGGAACTGGAAGAATGAGGTACCTGCGTCACGTGCCTCGCAGATTCAAGAGCGGCTTTAGAGAGG GTACCGAGGCAACACCAAGGAAGAGGGGGGCGGCTTCCACTACCTGA
- the LOC106757826 gene encoding protein phosphatase 2C 37 isoform X1, translated as MAGICCRVVGKGDTPTPLETTSRPSTRRAMDIVPLKYMADMAVPDSSRKRPKLDLNDTDNQLQTDRESSGTKVMKKDSQFLNNDQDDDDDDVSDTKSLTDEDDDSEDEECPKYGVTSVCGRRRDMEDSVSLRPFFSLEGFHYFAVFDGHGCSHVATMCKERLHEIVNEEILDGDESIQWGSVMHNGFARMDEEVFRRSQGNQTFNCRCELQTPHCDAVGSTAIIAILTPDKIVVSNCGDSRAVLCRAGVAIPLSSDHKDNRFWTRFVQPDRPDELLRVESKGGRVIYWDGARVLGVLAMSRAIGDYYLKPFVISEPEVTVMERSDADECLILASDGLWDVVSNETACGVVKMCLKSQKPPTPPGSPGHGYVTADGSDRGCSDASILLTKLALARHSADNVSVVVLDLRKDQEQTSTSS; from the exons ATGGCTGGGATTTGCTGTAGAGTTGTTGGAAAAGGTGACACTCCTACTCCTCTTGAAACAACATCTCGTCCTTCCACCCGCAGAGCTATGGATATCGTACCCTTGAAGTACATGGCTGACATGGCTGTGCCCGACTCTTCCCGAAAGCGTCCCAAGCTCGATCTCAATGACACTGATAATCAACTTCAAACTGACCGGGAATCCTCCGGAACCAAGGTTATGAAGAAGGATTCCCAATTCCTCAACAACGACCAAGACGACGATGATGACGATGTTTCAGACACTAAATCCCTGACAGACGAGGATGATGACTCTGAAGATGAAGAGTGTCCCAAGTATGGCGTCACCTCTGTCTGCGGCAGGAGGAGAGACATGGAGGACTCTGTTTCCTTGCGCCCTTTCTTCTCGCTTGAAGGCTTCCACTACTTTGCCGTTTTTGACGGTCACGGTTGCTCTCAT GTTGCCACTATGTGCAAGGAGAGGCTCCACGAGATTGTGAACGAAGAGATTCTGGATGGAGATGAGAGTATACAGTGGGGATCAGTGATGCATAACGGTTTTGCTCGCATGGATGAAGAGGTTTTTCGCCGGAGCCAGGGCAACCAGACTTTCAACTGTCGATGCGAGCTCCAGACTCCGCACTGCGACGCAGTTGGATCCACTGCTATCATCGCCATCCTCACTCCCGACAAAATTGTCGTCTCCAACTGCGGCGACTCCCGTGCTGTTCTCTGCCGTGCTGGAGTTGCCATTCCCCTCTCTTCGGACCACAAG GATAACCGTTTTTGGACCCGTTTTGTTCAGCCGGACCGTCCCGACGAATTGCTCCGAGTGGAATCCAAGGGAGGGCGTGTGATTTACTGGGACGGTGCAAGAGTGCTGGGTGTGTTGGCCATGTCTCGAGCCATAG GAGACTACTACCTGAAGCCTTTCGTGATTTCGGAGCCCGAGGTGACTGTGATGGAGCGAAGTGATGCAGACGAGTGTTTGATACTGGCAAGTGATGGACTGTGGGATGTGGTGTCAAATGAAACTGCTTGTGGGGTGGTGAAGATGTGCCTGAAGTCGCAGAAGCCCCCTACTCCTCCGGGCTCTCCGGGTCATGGTTATGTGACTGCAGATGGCTCCGACCGTGGTTGCTCGGATGCCTCGATTCTGTTGACCAAGTTGGCTTTGGCAAGGCACAGTGCGGATAATGTGAGCGTGGTGGTGCTTGATCTGAGGAAGGATCAGGAACAAACTTCCACTTCCAGCTAA
- the LOC106757826 gene encoding protein phosphatase 2C 37 isoform X2: protein MAGICCRVVGKGDTPTPLETTSRPSTRRAMDIVPLKYMADMAVPDSSRKRPKLDLNDTDNQLQTDRESSGTKVMKKDSQFLNNDQDDDDDDVSDTKSLTDEDDDSEDEECPKYGVTSVCGRRRDMEDSVSLRPFFSLEGFHYFAVFDGHGCSHVATMCKERLHEIVNEEILDGDESIQWGSVMHNGFARMDEEVFRRSQGNQTFNCRCELQTPHCDAVGSTAIIAILTPDKIVVSNCGDSRAVLCRAGVAIPLSSDHKPDRPDELLRVESKGGRVIYWDGARVLGVLAMSRAIGDYYLKPFVISEPEVTVMERSDADECLILASDGLWDVVSNETACGVVKMCLKSQKPPTPPGSPGHGYVTADGSDRGCSDASILLTKLALARHSADNVSVVVLDLRKDQEQTSTSS from the exons ATGGCTGGGATTTGCTGTAGAGTTGTTGGAAAAGGTGACACTCCTACTCCTCTTGAAACAACATCTCGTCCTTCCACCCGCAGAGCTATGGATATCGTACCCTTGAAGTACATGGCTGACATGGCTGTGCCCGACTCTTCCCGAAAGCGTCCCAAGCTCGATCTCAATGACACTGATAATCAACTTCAAACTGACCGGGAATCCTCCGGAACCAAGGTTATGAAGAAGGATTCCCAATTCCTCAACAACGACCAAGACGACGATGATGACGATGTTTCAGACACTAAATCCCTGACAGACGAGGATGATGACTCTGAAGATGAAGAGTGTCCCAAGTATGGCGTCACCTCTGTCTGCGGCAGGAGGAGAGACATGGAGGACTCTGTTTCCTTGCGCCCTTTCTTCTCGCTTGAAGGCTTCCACTACTTTGCCGTTTTTGACGGTCACGGTTGCTCTCAT GTTGCCACTATGTGCAAGGAGAGGCTCCACGAGATTGTGAACGAAGAGATTCTGGATGGAGATGAGAGTATACAGTGGGGATCAGTGATGCATAACGGTTTTGCTCGCATGGATGAAGAGGTTTTTCGCCGGAGCCAGGGCAACCAGACTTTCAACTGTCGATGCGAGCTCCAGACTCCGCACTGCGACGCAGTTGGATCCACTGCTATCATCGCCATCCTCACTCCCGACAAAATTGTCGTCTCCAACTGCGGCGACTCCCGTGCTGTTCTCTGCCGTGCTGGAGTTGCCATTCCCCTCTCTTCGGACCACAAG CCGGACCGTCCCGACGAATTGCTCCGAGTGGAATCCAAGGGAGGGCGTGTGATTTACTGGGACGGTGCAAGAGTGCTGGGTGTGTTGGCCATGTCTCGAGCCATAG GAGACTACTACCTGAAGCCTTTCGTGATTTCGGAGCCCGAGGTGACTGTGATGGAGCGAAGTGATGCAGACGAGTGTTTGATACTGGCAAGTGATGGACTGTGGGATGTGGTGTCAAATGAAACTGCTTGTGGGGTGGTGAAGATGTGCCTGAAGTCGCAGAAGCCCCCTACTCCTCCGGGCTCTCCGGGTCATGGTTATGTGACTGCAGATGGCTCCGACCGTGGTTGCTCGGATGCCTCGATTCTGTTGACCAAGTTGGCTTTGGCAAGGCACAGTGCGGATAATGTGAGCGTGGTGGTGCTTGATCTGAGGAAGGATCAGGAACAAACTTCCACTTCCAGCTAA